In Zingiber officinale cultivar Zhangliang chromosome 1A, Zo_v1.1, whole genome shotgun sequence, the DNA window aggtactaactagctatcagaggatagtagctttcacatggttagtcagattaagttgattacaagCAATCAGTTtttttgacttgactgattaactttaatctgattaatatctgagttgtatttaacgtccagacttatgttgatgcactgaaataagcatcttaagtccagacagttggcctatgcatctcacccctttctatgtttgtcaaacacaagcaaggtaaacctagggtgttggtgagatgctcaaaaactagtcctatgggtacatgctttctaaggattcaaaactagtctaaggccaaaactgtttttgaaaatctaaaaatggtaagtttttgaaaacatacagttttaacttataagttaaaaaactagtttttagaaaaattatagtctaccgagatagaacataatcaatgtaggtctgaaatatcactagataaatctaaaatattttacaagtagtgtagctacagaagtcatcactaaagctactgagatgatgaaggggtggtccagatcccaaggatcaagaagtgccatcagctcagtgtgtctcCGGCATCTCGAACtcagcaacctctcgccgtatgtcccgatgaaaatcgagttctctgctggagactcgccatagctctctctagtccggccatacggtcggctagagtggggagcgtgtcgtggtgctcgagtggggtggtggtggagccggtgcggcttcctcggaaatagtgcgagcatgaactcgtccacctgtgcgtcgggctggtgctgtgcccccctccgccaagacatagtcccgtcatctctatctatatggatgccggctagggaaaagttccgagcggctataacatcgaactcgggcatatgggcaacgtctcccctagtgacatcaatgtgcaacgaggacagaTGTCAGAATGtaaccaaatggcatatggactcgactgtcagtcacaaatccagctgaatagatgatggtggagaagatatgtaggctgatgtcaatgtctaacctatgaatcagggcataaagtaagaacgaatggaatgggcgcatcacagcgatgtcccgagtagtcagtggtaaaatgcaaaggactacaaccctataaagagtgtagtcctggactcgaagttctattgacctaaactgtgtcacagtgggatctctctctcctccgaaaaaatacgaataaatcgtatcgagagtaatatgtgagtagggatcttcgaacggtagatccctcggaggatagcacaaaaaggagcaagtagatggacgcaactctaaaaactctcgtatagtcgtaggggaaaatacgatatcagtgcctgctgccctagtggtataggtgaaatcgtctacttttactaggttattgcaaaattcggcacacagacttatgtttattggactggtacattcgacaaggttcattaagttatagtggcctataacctctaaagcagagggacatgacattagaaagaacgatctatctatacaggtagtcctaatggccttataaatggtggattcaaacttaatcctaagttcgtctgtgggaaacctagggtctgtactagtattggagggtccagcaccagtatttgttcgtttcctactgtatataaataaaagaatattctaagaaaaaaaattgagaagacaaattctaataagattttagagaggggaagtattttatttaccgaggagccatcgagaaatatagatttgacgacctcggttgaatcgcaacagtgtcttcaccgcaagaaaattttgatttagagtactttcgcactgaggttcaaagtgaaccttggcaaaagtgagaattggtggggcaaaggttgggggcacctgctgccccttatttataggggactctgggcgcctggatcccttccgggcgcccggggttgctagggcggggcgcccggaacccctttcgggcgccccggaggggaataccaggggcgcccgcccctggttttttattttttttttatttttttttttttgaaattaggtttgaagttaagttttgagtttgaataaaattttgaaattaagtttaaaattaaaattttgaaattaatttttaagtttaaaattttgaaataaatttttaagttttaaaattttaaaattaatttttaagtttaaatttaaaattttgaaattaaattttaagttaaaattaaaattttgaaattaatttttaagtttaaatttaaaattttgaaattaatttttaagttaaaattaaaattttgaaattaatttaagtttaaaattaaaattttgaaaataatttttaagtttaaaattaaaattttgaaaataatttttaagtttaaaattttgaaattaatttttaagtttaaaattaaaattttaaaaataatttttaagtttaaaattaaaattttgaaattaatttttaagtttaaaattaaaattttgaaattaatttttaagtttaaaattaaaattttgaaattaatttttaagtttaaaattaaaattttaaaaataatttttaagtttaaaattaaaattttgaaattaatttttaagtttaaaattaaaattttgaaattaattttttaagtttaaaattaaaattttgaaaataatttttaagtttaaaattaaaattttgaaaataatttttaagtttaaaattttgaaattaatttttaagtttaaaattaaaattttaaaaataatttttaagtttaaaattaaaattttgaaaataatttttaagtttaaaattaaaattttgaaattaattttttaagtttaaaattaaaattttgaaattaatttttaagtttaaaattaaaattttgaaattaatttttaagtttaaaattaaaattttgaaattaattttttaagtttaagataaaattttgaaaataattttaaaattaaaattttgaaattaatttttaagtttaaaattaaagttttgaaattaatttttaagtttaaaattaaaattttgaaaatcatttttaagtttaaaattaaaattttgaaaataatttttaagtttaaaattaaaattttgaaaatcatttttaagtttaaaattaaaattttgaaaatcatttttttgagtttaaaattaatattttgaaattaattttttaagtttaaaattaaaattttgaaaataatttttaagtttaaaattaaaattttgaaattaatttttaagtttaaaataaaattttgaaaataatttttaagtttaaaattaaaattttgaaattatttttttaagtttaaacttaaattaagtttaaaattaatttaagtttaaaattttaaaattaatttttaagccttattcatctcacccgatctatattatcaatcagggaatcctttgattttgtgagatgaaattggtttgattacagagttttggtttaacttgtgttagattcagacttagctttggtttccacaaataggcattcttcggataaacttctaagcttggtgagtcacaaggacatcattagaaataaccaacctttcgaggttttccgaatagtcctatccacggaacttagtactaaatcttggtctaactggttaggattcgtttaagggtagcttcggtcagttccacttggccaaatgcaccagatcgaaaccatatctttctagacatgcgatgcccaagtttccctaacgtactatcatccaaaaatttcaccaataccatgattcaagttaaacttggtctctaattctaattgccctgccgggtttgttagttttgggttaccctgtcgggtaagttagttttggaggtgccagctattctggagcctcctgaattattggccattaatttaagttttgattttaggcttgtgtcgattctttttatagttatagttaacttggtgataattttgttgttttttaaactgtttagattttgaatttgatttaggtttgtattttggattttggtttggtttatttaattttatataatgtcttttttctttaggtatataatattgattaagtcctacttgcgtggttagacacgctttcggaactcaagctagattggttgacttgtattgggttattaatgatttgaaggttttatttgaattcgacttatatcctagtccggttttattataacatgctttttgattatttaggattaagtctaaattttttgatcttgttgtgaatttttctaacatctcctttaaattgtttatttcattttttaatgataaattctcctcctcaagtgttagaccttgagttggatttgaattttttaattgttccttgaggttttgattttcctcaagaagtaatttgttttcattttctactttggttaatttactatttaaacaagaaatgattctaaaaaactttttgtttaaattaaaatatacctcattcgagccttcggaaacgagtacggactcgtggcttgtttcgggttcagacccgtcttcatgatccactagattcccggcgttgtccactggaattttgtagggtctcgtgatgctcatccactggtcgaagtctgttttgaggtagacctccatgcgcttcttccagtaagggaagtcgtccccgttgaagagtggaggtcgcactgtgctgaatccttcttgttgggacattctgtgcacaggtaaataaccaaaaaaacccaagacttggtcttggattagtagtgcgggaagagaaaaatagaaatgaatctagattcgtgttgcactaatttaaattgattagagaaatattaagttaacgaaacaacagttttaaagttaaaaaaaattcaccccctgtctgattggtggttgcaccaaatcagagcggtaccggctctgataccacttgtaggaccgttagattcgatagagggggggggggtgaatatcgattcgaaaaagacgagtataaacgcagcggaaaaataaagtagacacagatgtttttacttcgttcggagcctgtgacgactcctactcgaaggcccgtggtccttgaccactttcgttgggcaatcactaacaagtcgaaatatgattacagaataagtacaggaaatgctagtaataataaagcaataccgacaaagaaaaatcaaataaacaccggaggagcacttttgtcggagcgttgttgacgtcgcacttgaacgtcgagcagcaagaccagcagtagaagagttctcagtaaaaattaatttctaaagctcctgcctggggcttcttttatatgctgttccgggcgcctggatcccttccgggcgcttggagtgtgacgtaactgctcaaaccaagatgctccacgtggcgacgacttggctggataaaattcgccttccgggcgcccggatccgttccgggcgctcggatcccttccgggcgcccggaccactttgttccagaaagactcctttttcctgcaaaacaaagttagtctgaggcaaatatacatcctgtaaaataaattgttagcacagttaaagttcaatagatggataaagagagtatgacttagattccgtctttccgagaccggaatctagtcacgatctcgacttagacatccgaaatggatctaagccggatcgacgcctaatgtccccttcccgggaacgcgtcctcacagtcactcccctgcagtgacttacctcacttacctgccagacgtgcaatcatgcgaatgatgcatgacactaagcatgacaatatcttgaacaaatccatatatataaaaatgtataCCCTAGTATCAATAAGTCAAATCCACAAATATAGGGTATACAGGTTCGCTAtggtataaataaaaacctaggtcctgaacatcatAAGAcagggtatgtcactacctctatgaacaaatatataatcatgtgagTACTAACATAAAGAGCATAATATGTGAGCTAACAAGCATATAGTCGAAAttctccattgttgttgagcacatcgccagtttcatctctgtcggtgctccgctggacgcttatgggtagcgtgacgcagcgtggtagcacgtcaaatTTAATCGGTGGTGAtccgctgggacgctcatgggtagtgtactgcaaCATGGTAGCACgctgggatccctccccgtcattgtgcaccgggagatgagagcattgtgctctcccatttatgatttggagtaggaggataggtgtactccgacagcatctcgtccactcggtcactcatcaggagcagtgacttcagagtgcacggttgtcacaaccctacccactcagtctcaccattgtgtgtgagatggctgactggcgtcaggggtgaccaggacccatcattgacatcatatgcatttatgcattctctgattgtgtttgctgcacttatatgctgcatttggatggatgcatatgtttgacatgtatacaggattttgatacctctcggtctgacgacctgaccattctgataggaggccctggtgagtatagTTCTCTTCAACCCTTTCCTATTGTGCATTTCGAGCTTTTgtctaggagactgtactccatagttattcctatttgttatagtttactatacatgtcaactaggtatctgctgagttgttgaactcacccccgtggacactattttttttaGGTACCtggttgtttatggagttgctttgagtatcctgcctgccggtccccacgtcacattagaagaccagtctccacattttgtttattattatcttggtatatgatatgtctgtatttggctttgtgttccggttttgtttccgaAGTGTTGTatggttgtgtggtgtaagcctaaccggctagcagtctttgtttatagttgtatgtgttgtctattggatttccgctgtgtttggttttggtacaaccgagtgggctgttagatttatatataactgcgtggttgtatttttgtggtatcagccgagtaggctgcatatataactgcgtggttgtgtatatattccagccgcctatggttgatgtatattgtgtctgtagaaatgtttcagattgtcacccgtataggggaggtgctgccgaaatttcttcgggcagggacttccccggggcgtgacacatgTCATTAGCATCATACGCATTAATGCATttcttgcttgtgtttgctgcacttgtatgctgcatattggatggatgcatttgtttgacatgcatacaggattcctattcCTCTCGGTTGATTATCTATACAtcaggtcctagttagtacagttttctcctgtttatttcagttgcatttatcattcttatatcaggagattgtacacatgattagtgctagttgttattttcttactatgcatgtcaatattacccgctgaggagttgactcaccccgtggatatttactattttcaggttaaggctgtccggaggagttccagtcgctagtcccctgcagatcgcAAGGATATTTTTATTGGGTCTTTTGGTTTTAtttcttattgcactatctggacttatactagtttttctttatgAATATTGTATGGTTTATTTTAttatcgatggatttttattggatatgttttgcTACATGCTTGCCTGGATGACAGAAGAGGCgagttcgttgtgatttgtgttttatgggtgtagtggagtaggatatgtgttttgagctttatgggtgtagttgagtaggatttttgacttggtttttCCTTATCATTGCatttgtttagttttactattaaactgcgtggtgattgcttatttttatatttgtatattctggtcgtgttggccgaggtatctggatgatgtagtaaagtttcagattgtcactcgtacaggggagatgttgccgaaatttcttctggcagggactacctggggcgtgacaaatttaGTATAGCAGCCATCAAGCATGTCTATCTAATAATGAAGATGGTTTTTCCATTGGCTCcacctggatcataacctcgatagggtctatcaaggtagtggatttgatccttggggaactaatattgatcaaatccaacttgattaatcaagttagacttgaggactcatgcttggactactcTTATATTTGTTCGATTAACGAGAGAcaaataagatttaaattttgtttAGCCTTATACCCAAGTCCGAATCGATTGTATATAGTTCTTTATGTTTCAAGAatcaaatccaaattcttccaatGTATCTTTCAGTTACTTGACTTAACTTTTTATAtgggaattttcttcctcaagttgttgtacttgagttgaagttccagtctGAACAGATTCAATCAAGAAACTTAGGTTGGTCACTTCCTTAAAGGTTATTAtctccttttagagtgacttaTTCTGGACATTAAATTTGACTAGCTTGtacataaaataatttattaaattatgtaaCTTTTCTACTGAGAAGAACTTATAACATGGTTAGACCCTCTAGAAATAAATACGGAccctttagaaataaattttgaagaaaactttaaTTTACATACCTAAAACCGAACTGTCACAGAAATTATAATTAGCTTCCTCACAAAACCGTAGGGAATTTATTTCACGAGCAAGCCACTTTTACACGCCACACCGCAAGCCCCTGCCCATCATCAACACTGACACCACCCACACCACTGTTCACTTCTGCATAGTAATTTACATATGCATATATTTTTGTGCTTGTGATCACATGACAGCGCAGGCGTTGACGTCGTCGTCGTTGAAGATGTTGCTGACGGCATCGTCGCCTCTTTGAGGCACGCGGACGTGGCCGTGCTTGTCGCCGTTATAGCCGTGGCGCCAGTAGTTGTAGCTGTTTCTGAACGACTCCTCGTCGTGGAAGTAGTTCTTCGCCGTCGTGAAGTAGAGCGGCATGTCCGGGTTGGGCCAGAACTCCGCCTTCTTCCCGCTCCGACGCACCTCCTTCAGCACCTTGTTCCGCTCCACGTACCCCGTCACTGTCACTTTCTGCAATTCCAACTCCACGTCCACCGAGTCCACTCCTACACCCCATCattaattatcttaattaatcccaattaattaattaatcatttaaaaGTAATTAAGAGTAGTACTCTACCTCTAAGCTTCAGAAGGGCTTGTTTGACCACCCTCTCGCAGCCTTCGCAACACATCCTCACTTTAAGCTCCACTGTCTGCATGCAAACAGATAATTTATTCAGACATGAAATCGGCAAGATGCTTTTACTTTTATTCTTTCACCACTACCACCACCTCATCTCTATTCCCATAGAGTTCCTAAGTCATgtgttttaattattaattaattaattaattccctATCAGAATAGATGAAGTGGTAGAAGAATAAAAGAATAAACTTCCCACCAACTTGGCAGAATCCATCTAAAATATCGAAAATCACGCAAAAGATTAAGCACCGATACGATCGATCGAGCGTAATGGGAAACTGCAATATATATCCTTCTAGATATATTCTTGCAGATAAGCTTAAGTGGGTGTACACACAAACTAGGAAGAAGATCAAGGAGCTGGCTATTAATTTAAAGAAAACAAATTAATTATTGGGAATTAAGAACCTGGAGGGAGAGAGGGCGTCCCTTGTTGGTCATCTTATTATTGTTTCCTTGGAAGAAATAAGTGTTGGTGCTGGTACTTGCAGTGCTGTGGTAGTAAGCGTTTCTGTAGTTCTTACTACGGTGGCCTGCCTGATGGCGAAAGGGGTAGTAGATGGTGGACAACAAGGAGGCAAGTGCTCTTTCCATGGCTCACAGAGCTTGTGGATTTAAAGGAAGCAAGTGTGGTTCCTTGTGGATGGGATAGAGTTATATGAGAGGAGAGGAGAGCTGCAGAGTGACAGAGAAGAAAAGATACGATAGCCAACCCAACACAACATGATCTAGTTATATATCAGATTGTAATATACTTTTATTCCTCTGGTTCCCCTTCGCACTCATCTTTACATACATTGTATTGTTTCCTTGTGCTGAGTATGTTCTTTGAATAATTTAAGCTTTGAGAAAAAGCAATGGAATCAAACGCTTTCAATGACGTGCGACTCATACACACACACAtactaacatatatatatatatatatatatatatatatatatatatatatatatatatgagtactTGTTAAATATAAACAGAATGTCACACATGTTTACAGATTAGATGGGGCTCAAGGACCTTAGGCTAATATTGAGGGACCTAATTAAGAGACTTAGAGCCCTAACATGCTACGATCTTCTTACGAGTGTAAATGTCTAACTCGAGTTTTACTTGAAGTGGAACCATGCATGCTGATTAATTCCTCTCCTTATAGCTATGCTTAATTAATATCACGTTATAACTTAGGTTGCAGATGCTTTGGAGCATTTGGCGACATAATTATAATCAATCGACTAGCTTTTATATTAAACCAGTCAAGAATATTGTTTGGTTAAAAACAAGTAAGGCTTTATTTATATGGACATGCCAATTTGAACGAACATATAATAATATAATGGTTTGTACcttgtatttatatatatttgaGAAGAATCGACTACATGCTCATACGTGAATAACTAATTCAATCCA includes these proteins:
- the LOC122012760 gene encoding heavy metal-associated isoprenylated plant protein 30-like, whose translation is MERALASLLSTIYYPFRHQAGHRSKNYRNAYYHSTASTSTNTYFFQGNNNKMTNKGRPLSLQTVELKVRMCCEGCERVVKQALLKLRGVDSVDVELELQKVTVTGYVERNKVLKEVRRSGKKAEFWPNPDMPLYFTTAKNYFHDEESFRNSYNYWRHGYNGDKHGHVRVPQRGDDAVSNIFNDDDVNACAVM